CCCCCCCTGGGTGCTGGGTGCCAAGGAGTCCCGGCGGGTCGCGGCGGCCTTGATCATAAATCCGGCCATCAGCCCTTGCGGCGGCCCGTCGCGGCCGGGAACCGCTCCGACGCCGTAGGAGCGACCCCGGCTGCGACGCGTGCCAGCCGCGGCCGGGCCGCAATTATGATCACGGCCGGTCGCGGCGATCGGTCAGATGGCAGGTAAGGGCAACGGCGGGGCCTGAAGCCCTTGGCGGCGCTGGCGGACTACCTCGGCCAGATACGGCCAGGGCGAGACGGCGCGTTTGCGACAGGTCTCGATGACGCTGGCCAGGTGGGCGAAGGCGCGGGTGCCCTGCGCGGTGCGGGTCCCCATGCCGATGCGGCGGGCGATGACCCAGTGGCGCAGGGCGCGCTCGGCTTCGTTGTTGGTCAACGGCAACTCCGGATGGTCGAGTACCACCCAGAAGGTGTCCCAGTCGTTGAACAACTCGCGCGCCAGCGCGCGCATCTTCTCATGCGGCGCATCGACCTGACGCAGGCACTCGTCGAGCAGGGCGTTGAGCATCCGCGCATGCCGTGCGCGCAACACCCCGACGGGGGGCGGGGCGCCGCGGGCGTCGTAAACGGCGGCCATCACCGTCGCGATGACCGTCAGGATCTCGCTGCCAAAGCGCTGGGCCGCCGGTTCCAAGCCATCTTCCAGCGCCTGGGCCTTGCGGATCAGGTGGGCCAGGCAGCGCAGCCGTTGGTCCAGGTCGCGATAGGCCCAGAAGCCGTCGCTCATCAACCAGCCGTTGAAGGTCTCGCCGAGCACCTGGCGCACGACCTCCACCGAGCGCTTGCCAACGACGAACAGCGTGGCGGTGGCACAGGTGAACACCCACAGCCACCGCAGCCGACCATGCTCCTTCCAACTGGTTTCATCGGCATAGCGCAGTTCGACATTGCGCACCGCCGCGTAGAGTTCCGCCTCGACCACCGGGGCCACCGCCCGTCCGGCTTCGTGAAGGCACTGGTTGATGGTCGCGCTCGACAACTCCAGACCCAGCCAATCGGACAGAAACTCACGGACCCGCGCCCGCGACAACCGCATGCGCTGGCTCAAGGCGCAGATGAAGGACACTAGCAACGGTCCGGCCAAATGCCACTCGGTCAGGGCCACCGTCCACTCGACCTCGCCCGCCGCGCGCCCCGGCTGCGCCTGCGTCCAGTGGCCGCAATCGCAGCAGCATTCAAAATAGATGTGCTTGGTCTGGCGCAGGAGCAGTCCGGTCGCGCCGGCACCGGGCTGGATCAGCTCGATTTCGTAGCGGGCGTTGTGTGCCCGCGCCACATGAGCATCCGTCAACGCCTGGCCGCACCCCGCACAGCAGGTTGGCCGGTGAGGCTGCTCGGCGTCCACCGGCAGGTGCTGGGTGCGGCTGTGCCCCGGGCTGCCCGGGCGCCGACCGGGGGGCTGGCCGGTGACCGTCCGGTGCGAGCCCTGACGGCGCGGCCGGGGCGCCGCCGGCCCCGCCGGCTCAGCGTCGCCGGGGGTGTCTGCCGCAGCGGCCCCGTCCTGCGACCCCGCGGGGACGTCGGGCTGGCCAGCGGGCGTGTCCTGACCGCCCGTGCCCTCCCACGGCAGCCGCGTGCTCGGTGGCCGCGAACTGTTGGAGGGGTTCTGCCCCAGCCGCTCGCGCGCCGCCTTCAGGTCCGCCAGCGCCTTGCCCAACAGCACCCGCGCCTGCGCCGACGTGAGCGTCTGCAGGTAGGCGTCGTCGAATTGTCTGAGGTCGTGATCGCTCAGGTGCATGGCGGGGGCGTGGCGGCGCTGGCGCACTCTCGTATAGAAGCTTGGGCCATAGTTTGCCAGGACCGTCGAGCTTTGTCGCGTAGGCTTATGATCGTCGGCGAGGCATTCATCCGACTCCCGGCCATCCCGCTGGCCGCGCGGTCGCTGGTCCGCACAGCGGACCCTACGGGCGCGCAGCCTCCCCGTAGGGTCCGCTGTGCGGACCGGGCGTGGCTGGCCGAAACTACGTCACGCCGTCCGCGAGGGGGCTAAGAACAGGGGGGGCTAAACGGTTACGGCGATCGGTCAGTCCCTGCATTCCGGGGACCATTTACCTATTCCAAACTCTGCGGCAGACGTAATTGAGTAAACTGTCCCGGGAACTGGCACCCGCATCCGGCTGAAGCCTCGACCTCCGGTTGCCGGGTACCGAACCCGTCCCGCTACCGAGGATTATCCCGCCTGATCCACCCCCCGGGCAAGCGCCCGACCTCGGCGGGCAATTCGCCCGCCTAGCAGCGGCACTGGCCGTGGCTGAGCAGGCTCTGGTCGTGGGCGAGACACAGTTCACCAGTGCGGCCCGGTCTGGGGGCGCCGCACCCCAATGCGGCGCGATCTCGCGGATAACCTCGGCGGTGCGGGTTGACCAGAGGCCGCGCCGCACTGGGGTGCGGCGCTCCCAGTCGCCGTTGCGGCTTAAGATGAACTCCGGATGACTTTGTATCCGCAAAAGAAACCGGAGGTCGAGGCTTCAGCCGGATGCGGCGCCGCTGCCCGCTGAAGCGTCGGCCTCCGGTGGCGGACGGACCGCTCCGGCGGCAACGATGAGCAAGCCCACCGCGGGCGCCACGGCGCCGGTTCTCAGGCACTAGGCCGCGGCCCTCCCGGGGTCGCCACCCACCGCACCACGGCCTTCTCCAACTCGACCACCAGGAAGATGGCGACGCCGATGCCGACCGGCAGCAGCCAGTCGCGCGGGGCCAGGGGCGCGGTGTGGAACCAGCGATTCAGGAAGGGGGCATAGACGAACAGGAGTTGCAACAGGACCAGTACGCCGACGGCCAGCCAGACCACGCGGTTGGTGAACCACAGACCGACCCGCAGGCTGGAGGCGTGCAGGAACCGGCTGTTGAACAGGAAGAACAACTGCCCGAACGCAAGCGTATTGACGGCCATGGTCTGAGCCGCGGCCACCGAATAGCCGCGCCCCTCCTCGAAGAGAAAGACGGCGGTGGTGGCGACGCCGATCAGCACCGAGACGAGCGCGATGCGCCAGATGAAA
The DNA window shown above is from Candidatus Thiodictyon syntrophicum and carries:
- the tnpC gene encoding IS66 family transposase gives rise to the protein MHLSDHDLRQFDDAYLQTLTSAQARVLLGKALADLKAARERLGQNPSNSSRPPSTRLPWEGTGGQDTPAGQPDVPAGSQDGAAAADTPGDAEPAGPAAPRPRRQGSHRTVTGQPPGRRPGSPGHSRTQHLPVDAEQPHRPTCCAGCGQALTDAHVARAHNARYEIELIQPGAGATGLLLRQTKHIYFECCCDCGHWTQAQPGRAAGEVEWTVALTEWHLAGPLLVSFICALSQRMRLSRARVREFLSDWLGLELSSATINQCLHEAGRAVAPVVEAELYAAVRNVELRYADETSWKEHGRLRWLWVFTCATATLFVVGKRSVEVVRQVLGETFNGWLMSDGFWAYRDLDQRLRCLAHLIRKAQALEDGLEPAAQRFGSEILTVIATVMAAVYDARGAPPPVGVLRARHARMLNALLDECLRQVDAPHEKMRALARELFNDWDTFWVVLDHPELPLTNNEAERALRHWVIARRIGMGTRTAQGTRAFAHLASVIETCRKRAVSPWPYLAEVVRQRRQGLQAPPLPLPAI